Proteins found in one Methanobacterium sp. genomic segment:
- a CDS encoding pyruvate synthase subunit beta gives MNISEKEFLAPGHRACAGCGATVGVRLALKALGKNTVAVSATGCLEVITTPYPETAWEIPWIHVAFENAAAVASGVERALKSQGKDAQVVAFAGDGGTADIGLQALSGAMERGHNLIYICYDNEAYMNTGVQRSGATPYGASTTTSPHGKESFGEDKPKKNIPMIMAAHGVPYVATASISYPEDFMKKVQKAKETDGPAYIHLHQPCTTGWGYDPSKTIELGRLAVETGSWILYEIEDGDFRVTYRPMERKMVDEYLLAQKRFKHLTEEERKRIQKNIDVLCTELKI, from the coding sequence ATGAATATCAGCGAAAAAGAATTCCTGGCACCAGGACACCGAGCATGTGCCGGTTGTGGAGCCACAGTGGGGGTTAGATTAGCCCTGAAGGCACTGGGCAAGAACACAGTAGCTGTTTCTGCCACAGGCTGTCTTGAAGTTATAACCACCCCCTACCCAGAAACAGCATGGGAAATCCCATGGATACACGTAGCTTTTGAAAACGCTGCTGCAGTAGCATCAGGAGTAGAAAGAGCATTGAAAAGTCAAGGTAAAGATGCCCAAGTTGTTGCATTTGCGGGAGATGGTGGAACTGCGGATATTGGACTGCAAGCCCTATCTGGAGCAATGGAAAGAGGCCATAATCTGATTTACATTTGTTATGATAACGAAGCTTACATGAACACTGGGGTGCAGAGAAGTGGAGCAACTCCTTACGGTGCTTCCACAACTACCAGCCCCCATGGTAAAGAAAGTTTTGGAGAAGACAAACCTAAAAAGAATATTCCCATGATAATGGCTGCCCATGGTGTGCCTTACGTGGCTACAGCAAGTATTTCCTACCCGGAAGACTTCATGAAAAAGGTTCAAAAAGCAAAGGAAACTGATGGACCAGCCTACATACACTTGCACCAACCATGCACCACTGGTTGGGGTTATGATCCTTCAAAAACCATTGAACTGGGACGTTTAGCAGTTGAAACCGGTTCATGGATACTATATGAAATTGAAGATGGAGATTTCCGTGTTACCTACCGTCCAATGGAACGTAAGATGGTTGATGAATATTTATTGGCTCAAAAACGTTTTAAACATCTTACCGAAGAAGAAAGAAAACGTATTCAAAAAAATATCGATGTTCTCTGCACTGAACTTAAAATATAG